One Geomonas agri genomic region harbors:
- a CDS encoding B12-binding domain-containing radical SAM protein: protein MISTNRETAPQPAVPIGAAWVAEALRLAGFHVKLLDLCFLPDPLTAVADALAGFAPDGIGLSVRNLDNCNLLAPKSYLPELRDVVRLIKARSNARILIGGAGVSILPHQVLEYLDLDYAVVGEGEVAAVQFFSAPDADAAGQVAGVVSRTGAQRRQDDAAAVAGEAYVMPRLHGWVDAGKYLAQEPVLPVQGKRGCAQRCLYCTYRMIEGSSWRVRDPVEVVDEIMESMRRTTAREFEFVDSIFNEPEGYLELLLEEVLRRGMKARFCASSLSPKRLTAGQLRLMERAGMTSLVITPESAAGATLAALQKGFDEDEVNRAAELLGRSQLRALWCFLIGAPQEDEETLGRTVAFLNRHVGSKDAAFITTGIRIYPGTGLHRLALREGTLQADDDLLMPSFYFSPKLTPERARVLLDQGVRHGRCIHLTDTQAPVLGTLRRIGTAVGLPTPFWRYAGYAKRVLKWRGEGGTVRR from the coding sequence ATGATAAGCACGAATCGGGAGACCGCCCCGCAACCGGCGGTTCCCATCGGGGCAGCCTGGGTGGCCGAAGCGCTGCGGCTGGCGGGCTTCCACGTCAAGTTACTCGATCTCTGTTTCCTGCCGGACCCGCTGACTGCCGTCGCCGATGCCCTGGCGGGCTTCGCCCCGGACGGCATCGGCCTTTCCGTCAGGAATCTTGACAACTGTAACCTGCTCGCACCCAAGTCGTACCTGCCGGAACTACGGGACGTGGTGCGCCTGATCAAGGCGCGGTCCAACGCCCGGATCCTGATCGGAGGAGCCGGGGTCAGCATCCTGCCACACCAGGTCCTGGAATATTTGGATCTTGATTATGCCGTGGTGGGGGAGGGTGAGGTGGCTGCCGTGCAGTTTTTCAGCGCGCCGGATGCCGACGCAGCCGGCCAGGTGGCGGGGGTGGTGTCCAGGACGGGAGCGCAGCGGCGACAAGATGATGCCGCTGCGGTAGCCGGCGAGGCGTACGTGATGCCACGGTTGCACGGTTGGGTCGATGCTGGGAAGTACCTGGCGCAGGAACCGGTGCTCCCCGTGCAGGGCAAGCGGGGCTGCGCCCAGCGCTGCCTTTACTGCACCTACCGCATGATAGAAGGATCGAGTTGGCGGGTGCGGGACCCGGTCGAGGTGGTGGATGAAATCATGGAGTCCATGCGTCGCACCACAGCGCGGGAGTTCGAGTTCGTGGACAGCATCTTCAACGAGCCGGAGGGTTACCTGGAGTTGCTGCTGGAAGAGGTACTGAGGCGTGGTATGAAGGCACGCTTCTGCGCCTCCTCTCTATCCCCGAAACGATTGACAGCGGGGCAGCTGCGCCTCATGGAGCGCGCCGGGATGACCTCCCTCGTGATCACCCCTGAAAGTGCAGCAGGAGCCACGTTGGCGGCGTTGCAGAAGGGCTTTGACGAGGACGAGGTGAACCGCGCCGCGGAGCTGTTGGGCCGTTCCCAACTACGGGCGCTCTGGTGTTTCCTCATCGGTGCGCCCCAGGAGGACGAAGAGACGCTGGGGCGGACGGTGGCCTTTCTGAACCGCCACGTCGGCAGCAAGGACGCGGCCTTCATCACCACGGGAATACGTATTTATCCGGGAACGGGGCTGCATCGGCTCGCGCTGCGGGAGGGGACGCTGCAGGCGGACGACGACCTGCTGATGCCGTCTTTCTATTTCTCCCCAAAGCTCACCCCGGAACGGGCCCGGGTCCTCCTGGACCAAGGTGTACGTCATGGCCGCTGTATCCACCTCACCGATACCCAGGCCCCGGTACTGGGCACCCTGCGTCGTATCGGCACCGCTGTCGGCCTGCCGACCCCTTTCTGGCGCTACGCCGGATATGCCAAAAGGGTGCTCAAGTGGCGGGGGGAGGGTGGTACGGTACGGCGGTAA